The following proteins are co-located in the Candidatus Methanogranum gryphiswaldense genome:
- a CDS encoding alanine--tRNA ligase, with the protein MDAQELREAYVNFFKDRGHAYIRSASLIPENDPTVLFTTAGMHPLVPYLLGEKHPEGKRLVNFQKCIRTGDIEEVGDASHLTFFEMLGNWSLGDYFKKESIQFSFDLLQTVLKIPIDHLAVTAFEGEGDIPRDTDTEKYWKSHGMKDDQIFFYGRKDNWWGPAGQTGPCGPDTEIFYDDGRQKCGPNCGPSCHCGKYTEIWNNVFMQYFKDKDGKFTPLGQKNVDTGMGLERALRIMNGKDTVYDTELFQPIIRTIEEISGKKYEDDIISFRIIADHLRAATFMLGDGVVPSKMGQGYILRRLIRRASRYMSKLGYDGTYMQRIAEVIVRDYSAAYPELENNKTDIYEKLTAEEEKFHKTLTKGLRRFEEMLVENGDSKELNGELVFKLYDTYGFPVELTQELAAEKGLTVNIDDFNNRFKDHQDKSRAGSDQVFKGGLADHTEETTKLHTATHLLNAALRDLVDPDIRQKGSNITAERLRFDFNFDRKLTPEELTAIEKYVNEAIKADIPVVCKEMPLDDAKASGAIGVFDNKYGQFVKVYVIGDVSSELCGGPHVAQTGELQGFKIQKEESCAAGVRRIKATVGKFD; encoded by the coding sequence ATGGACGCTCAAGAACTCAGAGAAGCATATGTTAATTTCTTCAAGGACAGAGGCCATGCATACATAAGATCTGCATCGCTCATCCCTGAAAACGACCCAACGGTATTATTCACAACAGCAGGGATGCACCCCCTGGTACCATATCTGCTCGGCGAAAAACATCCCGAGGGAAAAAGACTGGTAAATTTCCAAAAATGCATAAGAACAGGAGATATCGAAGAGGTCGGAGACGCAAGTCACCTGACCTTCTTTGAAATGCTTGGAAATTGGTCTCTCGGAGATTATTTTAAAAAAGAATCCATACAATTCAGTTTTGATCTTCTCCAGACAGTTCTTAAGATACCTATTGATCATCTAGCGGTGACCGCCTTTGAAGGCGAGGGCGATATACCACGCGATACAGACACAGAGAAATATTGGAAAAGCCACGGTATGAAAGACGACCAGATCTTCTTCTACGGAAGAAAGGACAACTGGTGGGGACCTGCTGGACAAACAGGACCGTGCGGGCCCGATACAGAGATATTCTATGACGATGGCAGACAAAAATGCGGTCCGAATTGCGGACCCTCCTGCCACTGCGGAAAATACACTGAAATATGGAACAATGTGTTCATGCAATATTTCAAAGACAAAGATGGTAAATTCACCCCGCTTGGTCAAAAGAACGTAGATACTGGAATGGGTCTTGAAAGAGCACTCCGCATAATGAATGGAAAAGATACCGTCTACGACACGGAACTTTTCCAACCGATAATAAGGACAATAGAAGAAATTTCCGGTAAAAAATACGAAGATGACATAATATCATTCAGAATTATAGCCGATCACCTAAGAGCTGCAACATTCATGCTTGGTGACGGTGTGGTACCGTCCAAGATGGGACAAGGCTACATTTTAAGAAGACTCATCAGAAGAGCTAGCAGATACATGTCTAAATTAGGTTATGATGGAACATACATGCAAAGGATCGCTGAGGTCATTGTTCGCGATTATTCTGCGGCATATCCTGAACTTGAAAATAATAAGACGGACATTTATGAAAAATTAACTGCGGAAGAAGAAAAGTTCCATAAAACACTCACCAAGGGACTCAGAAGGTTCGAAGAGATGCTTGTCGAGAACGGAGATTCCAAAGAATTGAATGGAGAACTTGTTTTCAAACTCTATGATACCTATGGATTCCCAGTAGAATTGACACAAGAACTTGCAGCTGAAAAAGGACTTACTGTCAATATAGACGACTTTAACAACAGATTCAAAGACCATCAGGATAAATCCAGAGCTGGTTCGGACCAAGTTTTCAAAGGAGGGTTGGCGGACCATACCGAAGAAACCACGAAACTGCATACTGCAACACATCTTCTTAACGCTGCACTTAGGGATCTGGTCGACCCCGATATAAGACAGAAAGGAAGCAACATCACTGCGGAAAGACTAAGATTCGATTTTAATTTTGACAGAAAACTCACTCCAGAAGAACTCACAGCTATCGAGAAATATGTCAATGAGGCCATAAAAGCGGACATTCCCGTCGTATGCAAGGAGATGCCCCTAGATGACGCAAAAGCATCTGGTGCGATCGGCGTATTTGACAACAAATATGGACAATTTGTCAAAGTTTACGTCATAGGCGATGTTTCCTCAGAACTTTGCGGTGGACCGCATGTCGCACAAACTGGAGAACTTCAAGGCTTCAAGATACAGAAAGAAGAAAGTTGTGCTGCAGGGGTAAGGCGCATAAAAGCGACGGTCGGTAAATTCGATTGA
- the nifB gene encoding nitrogenase cofactor biosynthesis protein NifB: protein MTSEDELKEAIRTHPCYDEQAHHQFARMHLPVAPHCNIQCNYCNRKFDCSNESRPGVTSEILSPEQAVEKVRFVKEKIPNLKVIGIAGPGDPLANDATFKTLALIKENFPDLTLCISTNGLMLPGNEKRLFDLGVRFVTVTVNACDPDIGAEIYDSVLWNGKKYNGKDGAKVLMERQFEGIKNCAKMGIVVKANIVMIPGINDTHIPELVKKVKELGAYIVNILPLIPVDDTKFANRRAPTAGERKELMDKCSIDAKMMRHCRQCRADAIGMLDNDRSGEFVHMGSCKPGCGPLHEIPIRTEFFNNGNKIAVATSDGRTIDSGFGSSVKFNIYDKKDGKFILCKTLIIDTNFEVAGKGHREHLEGIVRKLDECDTVIVKEIGALPEKILKNAKKKIIIAEGDVYDILNTL, encoded by the coding sequence ATGACCTCGGAAGATGAACTAAAGGAAGCGATAAGAACGCACCCTTGTTACGACGAACAGGCTCATCACCAATTCGCTAGAATGCATCTACCGGTTGCACCGCATTGTAATATACAGTGTAACTATTGCAACAGAAAATTTGACTGCAGCAATGAGTCTCGCCCTGGAGTTACAAGCGAAATTCTTTCACCGGAACAGGCTGTAGAGAAGGTCCGTTTTGTAAAAGAAAAAATCCCAAATTTAAAAGTAATTGGCATTGCGGGACCAGGAGATCCTCTTGCCAATGATGCTACATTCAAAACATTAGCACTCATCAAAGAAAATTTTCCAGATCTCACACTGTGCATATCCACTAACGGACTGATGCTTCCAGGCAATGAAAAAAGACTTTTTGATCTTGGCGTAAGATTTGTTACAGTCACTGTGAATGCCTGCGATCCAGACATAGGTGCAGAGATCTACGATTCCGTCCTATGGAACGGTAAAAAATACAACGGAAAAGACGGTGCAAAGGTCCTCATGGAGAGACAATTCGAAGGAATAAAAAATTGTGCCAAAATGGGAATTGTCGTAAAAGCAAACATTGTAATGATACCCGGTATCAACGATACGCACATTCCGGAATTAGTAAAAAAAGTAAAAGAACTCGGTGCCTATATAGTGAATATTCTACCTCTGATCCCCGTTGATGACACAAAATTTGCAAACAGACGTGCACCCACGGCAGGAGAAAGAAAAGAACTAATGGACAAATGTTCAATTGATGCTAAGATGATGCGCCATTGCAGACAATGTCGCGCAGATGCCATAGGGATGTTGGACAATGATCGTTCAGGTGAATTCGTTCACATGGGATCCTGTAAACCTGGCTGCGGACCGTTGCATGAAATCCCGATACGAACAGAGTTCTTTAACAATGGAAACAAGATAGCTGTGGCCACATCCGATGGAAGGACTATTGATTCTGGTTTCGGTAGCAGTGTGAAATTTAACATTTATGATAAAAAAGATGGAAAATTCATCCTCTGCAAAACACTCATTATCGATACGAATTTTGAAGTCGCTGGAAAAGGCCACCGGGAACATCTTGAAGGCATAGTAAGGAAACTTGATGAGTGCGATACGGTCATCGTCAAAGAGATCGGAGCACTTCCTGAAAAGATCTTGAAAAATGCAAAAAAGAAGATAATAATCGCTGAAGGAGACGTCTACGATATCCTGAATACCCTTTGA
- a CDS encoding DUF61 family protein, translating into MSDPIDVERIVSEMNNNMPINRRTLLDYLENGDYTYQTRSGIKGTFGPVELEYLSSICTEIEKMRLRLPIFIGTDVISETGAWKVEGKIESSVVSKMLGKNRHCEDYIQLCYPDLLEVRRLLPELAVVIFLP; encoded by the coding sequence ATGTCCGATCCAATCGATGTAGAGCGTATTGTATCCGAAATGAATAATAATATGCCAATAAATCGTAGAACTTTACTGGATTATTTAGAGAATGGCGATTATACATATCAAACGCGTAGCGGTATAAAAGGTACTTTTGGTCCAGTAGAATTAGAATATCTTTCTTCGATATGTACAGAGATCGAAAAAATGAGACTTCGGTTGCCTATTTTTATCGGTACAGATGTTATTTCTGAAACAGGCGCTTGGAAAGTAGAGGGTAAGATAGAATCATCGGTTGTGTCAAAGATGTTAGGCAAGAATCGTCACTGTGAGGATTATATACAACTATGCTATCCTGACCTCTTGGAAGTAAGAAGACTATTGCCAGAGCTGGCTGTAGTAATATTTCTTCCCTGA